A region of the Bryobacteraceae bacterium genome:
GACCGCCGTGTCCGCCTTCTCCATCAACCCGTGCGAGACCCGGCTGCTGTTCCCGTTCGTGACCAGCATCACCGGTTGGGATACCGGCATTGCCATCTCCAACACCACCGTGGATCCGTTCAGCACGCCGGCCCAGAACGGCACGTGCACGCTGTACTTCTACGGGACGCCCGGTAACTCCAACCAGACCTCGTCGAGCATCCCGGCCGGCGGGCAGTTGCTGATGACGCTGTCTAACGGCAACAGCACGCAGGGCCTGAGCCCGGTCACCGGCTTCACCGGCTATGTGATCGCCCGTTGCAGCTTCCAGTACGCGCATGGGTACGCCTTCATCAGCGACCTCGGCGCGAACAAGTTCGCACAGGGCTACATCGCGCTGGTGCTGTCGACCACGGGCGGCCAGCTCAACCGCGGTCCTGCCAACGCGGTCGAGGCGCTCAACCAGTAACCCGGATCCAATCCGGCTTCAGACACGGCCGGGGGCGACAGCCCCCGGCCGTGTTTTGCTTTTTCACGCCGCCGACCGCCCATTCCGGACCACCACGCCACCCAGCCGGGTCGGGGCTTCCTGGTACCGAGGCAGGCCGTGAAGGCCTCCCCGCCATGCCTCAGATGGCAGAACGGCGCGGCGCCGTGTGCCGGGCCGTGTTGAACGTTGTGACCTCCCATGCGGCCCCCGCCTGTGTTATGATTTCAGTGTTCCCTTCCTCGCCTCCCATCCTGGAGCTGCCATTCCGGCTCTTCCCGGATTTCAATCGAGCCAACCGAGGAGATCATGCGCTGGACGCTATTCCCACAACTCCGCTTCGCCCTGCTTTGGTTCGTACTGGCAGGGCTGGCACACGGCCGCTACGTCGTGTCGATCACCCAGGCCGGCAGCGCGCCGCCCTTGCTGACCGTCGTAGATGAGAGTCTCAATCCCGTCGGCAGCCTGGCCGCGCCGCCAGGCAGCAGGCAAGTCCTTCTGTCCGATGACGGAAGCAAGCTGATCGTGATTGCGGAAAACGCCCAGGCTCCGGTCAGCTTTGTCCCCGTCAGCGCCAGCGGGCTGGGCCAGCTCCGAACCACCGCCCTCTCCAGCGGCACTCCCGTCCTGGCCCGGCTCTCGGCCGACGGGAACCTGCTCTACGTGGCTACGCGGAACCCCGGCCTGGTTCACGCCGTGCAGGTAGGCTCTGAGCAGCCATCGGGGGCGCCCATCCCCATTCCCGGCGATCCGATCGATATGGAGCTGACGCCGGACGGGCAGTACCTTATCGTCCTGAGCTCGCCCAATTTCCTCACCGCCATTCAGACCAGCAACTGGCAGGTGCAGCAGACCCAGGCCATCACCGGCAACTTCAGCGACCCCCGGCTTTCGCTCAGCGTCGCGCCCTTCGGCAGCGTCTTCATCACCGGTCAGAATACGCTGATCGAATTCCGCGGACTGCCACCTTTTGACGAGCTGGCCCGCACCAGCCTGGCTGGCGGCAACTTTACGCACCCCGGCAAGTTACAGTTCATCCCGCCTTCGGGCACGCGGGCGTTTGCCCCGAACCTGGTGCAGACGGGGCAGTCCGTGGGAGTTTTCGATTTTTCGCTCCGAGGCCCGGGCAGCCCGGCGGGAACCTTCGTCGCCGGAGCCGCTGTCGTCAGCACCGTGGGCACTCCGTTCAGCACGACACCGGAGCTCGTCAACCCGCTGATTGTCACACGCGACCTGACCGGTGTCGCCCTGGCTCCAGCCATCGGGCAGATCTTCAACCTCAACTATGTGGTGGGCGGGGGTGTCACCGTCAATGACCTCCGCATCGGCCAGCAGCCGGTGACCGGAATCGTCAGCCTGGCCGCCTCCAACGAGTTCCCCAATCGCCTGTATCTGTTCTATGTGAATGACTCCGGTATTCTGTCCCGCTTCCCGCTCTCGGGACTGGGCAACATTCTCACCCGGCAGCAGGCGCCAGGGAATCTCACCTGGGTCGCCACGCCTTCCAACGGGACCCCGGGCAGTCTCTACGGCTTCGGCGGCGGCCGAATCAATGTGCCAGCCGGGTCCACAATTCGTTATTACGTGCGCCTGGTGGACACCGCCAACAGGCCGATGAAAGGGCGGACCGTCAATTTCCGGCCCATCACGTCCGGCCTGCAACTGCTGCAAACCAGCTCAGTGACCAGCCGCGAAGGCTGGGCCTTTGTCGACGTCGTGGCGCCGGCCTCGGGCGAGTTCACCGTGGAGGCCTCGCTGGGCAATCTGACTCCCGTTACGTTCACTTCGACCGTTGCCGTACAGTCGGGCGGAGGCGGATCAGGGGGCGGAGGCTCTCAGTCCGGGCCGAAGCTCGTCAAGGTGTCCGGTGACGGTCAGCTTTCCGCAGTCGGGGGAGGGAATAAACCGCTCGTCGTCCGTATCGTGGACGCCGATGGAAAGCCCATTGCCAACAAACAGGTCGTCTGGCAGACCACCTCGCCGAACGTGCAGTTCACCAGCCCTCCGCAGACGGTCACCAACGAGGACGGACTCGCCCAGGTCAATCTCTTCTATCTCGGCACCATCCCTCTGGGCGAAGCTTTTGTCCTCGCCACTGTCGACGCGGTGAGCGACATTGGCACCGTCACCTTCTACCTCGTGCAGTACCCCAACGACCAGTTTGGCGTCCCGATCGTACAGCTCGAAACACCGCCGCCTTCGGACAAGACCATCCGCGTAAAGCTGGGCGCTCCTCAGCCAGACGCCATCCGCTACCGGATTCTTTCCGGCGGCGGGCCTGGCAGGCCGTTGGGCGTTCCCATCCCGAAGGTCGGACTCAAGGTGAGTACGGACAATCAGGAGCCGGCCCAGGGACCGGTTGCCTCCTGCCAGGGCGGTAGCGCTCTGTCGGATGAAAACGGTGTTGCCTCCTGTACGCTTGTCGCGCTTGGCAAGCCTGGTTCCACGCTGCTTACGGTCACCGTGGGCGAAGGGTTCATCTTCCCGGGCTTCACGCTGATCGTCGATCCCGGCGACCCCGTTCCCCCGGTCATCGTCTCCGGCAACAACCAGAGCGGCAAGACCGGAGCCACGCTGCCTCAACGGCTGGTGGCCCGCATCGTCGATGCCGGTGGCAATCCGCTGCCGGGGACACAGGTCGTCTGGACCGTCTCCAACGCCTCGGCGCTGACGCTCATCGACGTCGTCAACACGGCCAACGCCAACGGCGAGGTCTCCACCCGCGTCCAGCTTGGCAACATCCCCGGAACATTCACCGTCACCGTGCGCGCGGGCGACCAGCAGGCCAGCTTTACGGTCAACGTCCAGTCGACGGCCACCACCTTCCGGAAGGTCTCCGGCGACGGCCAGCCGGCCGTCCCCGTCAATACGACCTTCCCGCAGCCGCTCGTCGTCGAAGTCCTGGACGCGCAGAACAATCCGGTGGCCAACGTCCCCGTAAGCTGGAGCGTCAGCGGAGCCGCCACCCTCAGCGCAACCTCCACGCCCACCGGCACAAACGGCCGCGCCCAGGTCAGCGTGACCGCCGGCGCCACTGCCGGCACGATCACGGTAACGGCCTCGGTGGCCGGCTTCACCCCGGTGACCTTCACGCTCCAGTCCCGGCCTCCTGGCCCGGCGATCACCGCCCAGAGCTTCAGCAACTACAGCACCGGCGCTGCCGGCCGCGTGGCGCCAGGCACGTTGATGCTCGTCACCGGCGGCGGCATCGCGAAAAACGTCAACGAACTGGCCGTCGCGAGCCTCTTTACCGGCCGACTGCCGGTAAGCTTCCGCGGACTCGTCGTCGAGTTCCGGCAGGCAGGCCAGTCTTACTACGCGCCCATCTACTGGATCGCCCGCGATGGCGCCTCCGAGACGGCGCTCATCCAGGTACCCTACGAGATCACCGGCCCCGCGGTGGACGTCATCGTCAGCATCGATGGCGTCCAGACCACCGTGACCGCCGTGCCCGTGGATCCGGTCTCTCCGGGCATCATCGAAGACCAGATTGACGACCGCCGTGCCGCCATCGTCATCCGCTCCGACGGCCTGCTTGTCACGAAGAGCACGCCGGCCCGCCGCGGCGAGACGGTGCGGCTCTACGCCATCGGCCTCGGCCAGACCACGCCGAAAGCGGAAACCAACCGTGTCGGCTTGCCGGACCAGCGCGTCACCAACACGGTCGCCGTCGGCATCGACAACGCCGGCGTCGAGGTCGTGGCCGCGAAGCTGGCCGAAAACCTCATCGGAATCTATGAAGTGTGGTTCAAGATTCCCGAGGACGCCCTGATTGGAGACCGTCCCCTCGGCCTGGTCGTGGCCGGCCCGGACGGCAAGCCGTACTACGCGCAGGCGAGTAAACTTCCGGTTGGCCCGGCCCAGTAACGCCGCTCCCGCCCTACTGCCACCCGCACCGCGCCGCCCGCTCGCGAGAGCGGGCGGCGCCATTTCCAGCCTCTCCGTCAGAAACGCGGACTTCCGCCGAGTTGAACCAGAGCCGCCTCCATCCGCCTTAACTGGCCGCAGGCGGCATAGATGTCCAGCCCGCGCGGCCTGCGGACGAAACACGGTACCGAGCGCCGCACAATCGCCTGAAACGCAGCCACGCGCTCCGGTGCCGGCGTCTCATACGGAATGTCCGGCCCCGGGTTCAGCGCAATCAGGTTCACCTTGCACCGCAGCGGCGCCAGCATCCGCGCCACGCGCCGCGCATCGGCGTCGGAGTCGTTCACGCCCTTCAGCAGGACATACTCGAACGTCAGCCGCTCCCAGGGTCGCAGCGGATAGGCGCGGCAGGCATCGAGCAGATCCCTGAGGTGATATTTCCGTGTGATCGGCATCAACTCCCGCCGTTGCTCTTCGGTGGACGCGTTCAGCGAGATCGCCAGCTTCGGGCGCGGCTCGGCGCGGGCGAACTCAGCCATGCGTGGGATGATGCCGGAGGTGGACACGGTGATGCGCCGCGGGCTGATCCCCATGCCCTTCGGATCGCAAAGAAGCCGCACCGCCTTGAGCACGGCCGGCAGGTTCAGCAGTGGCTCGCCCTGCCCCATCATCACGATGTTGATCCGCTTCTCCTGCGCCCACAGGCCGTTGTCATCGGCCAGATGCAGCACCTGGCCGACGATCTCGCCCGCCGTCAGGTTGCGCTCCAGCCCCAGGCGCGCCGTCAGGCAGAAACGGCAGTCCACCGGGCAGCCCACCTGCGTGGAGATGCAGAGCGTGTCCCGGCCCTCTTCCGGCATGAAGACCGCTTCCACGGTCCGCCCGTCGGCCAGCCGGAGCAGATAGCGGCGCGTGCCATCGCGGCTCTCGTACCGGGCCGCCCGCTCGGGAAGCCCGGGCGCACAGCACCGGGCCAGATGCCCGCGCAGCGCCGCCGGCAACTCGGTGATCGCATCGAGGCTCGAAACACGCCTCCGGTAGAGGGCATCGTAGAGCTGGCGGGCGCGGTAGGCGGGTTCGCCTTCCGGCAGCACGGCCCGCAGCTCCGCCTCCTCGAGTCCTACAAGGGCAACTCTTTCATCCAGCGCCTTCATGATTCCTGCCATCCGTGCACAACGGCGCTGTGAACGCGCGCCTCCACGCAGCCCCTTCCATCTCTCATCGTACCGCCCGCCGCGAGCCGGCCGGCCTCAGCGCCACCATTCCAGCCACGCCGCTCCTGCGGCGATCGACAGCACCGTGATCGGCGCGCCCGCCCGGAGGTGGTCCAGGAACCGGATCTCGACCTCCGGCCGCGCCCGCTCCACCACGATGAGATTGGCCACTGAACCAACCAGCGTCAGATTGCCGGCCAGCGTCGTGGACATCGCCAGCGTCAGCCAGCTCCGCACCGGATCGGCCAGCTTCACCACCACCGGCTTGAACAGCAGCACCGCGGGCACGTTGCTTACCAGGTTGGAAACGGCCGCCGCGAAGAAGCTGAGGAACACGGGCCGGTCCAGCGGCGTGCCCTCGGCAAAGTTCAGCAGGTCGCGCTCGAGCGCCGTCGTTTCAAACCCGCGCACCACAATGAACAGGCCGGCGAACATCGCCAGCAGCGGCCAGTCGATGTCGTGATACACCTTTTCGGGCTTGACGCGCCGCGTGATCAGCAGCAGGGCTCCGGCGACAATCGCCGTCTGCGCCACCGGCCAGCCGCGGAAGAAGAACACCACCATGCCCGCGGCCACCGCCGCTGCTTTCCACAGCATCGGGCGGTTCACGCGGATGCGGCCCACGTCCACCCGGTCGAACCGGCCGGAGGAAAACTCCTCGCGGAACACCACCACCAGCACGGCCCAGGTCAGCGCCAGCGAGAACGCCGCCACCGGCGCCAGCGCCGCGGCAAACCGCGGATACGGAATGCCGGACAGCGCCCCGATCATCATGTTCTGCGGATTCCCGGTGATGGTGGCCACGCTGCCCGCGTTGGCCGCCAGCGCCACCGCCAGCAGATAGGGCACGGGGTTGCGCCGCAGCTTGAGCGTCACGTGCACCACCAGCGGCGTCAGCACCAGGCACATCGTGTCGTTGACAAAAAACGCCGACATCACGCCAGAGACGGCAACAATGCCCGCCAGCAGCATCTTTGGGCTGTGCGCATGCTCCACCACGCGCGCCGCCACCAGCCGGAAGAAGCCGGAAAGGTGCAGGTTGGCGACGACAATCATCATCCCCAGCAGCAGCACGATCGTCGCCCAGTCCACCGCCCGCAGCGCCTCGTCGAATCGCAGCACGCCGCTGGCCACCATCAGGCTCGCGCCGACAATCGCCGCCCCGGCGCGGTCAACCCGCAGACCAGGGAAGCGCCCGATGGCGAGCACCAGAAACGTCCCGGCGAAGATCAGATAAGCGGCCACTGCATCCCATTATCCGGCAAGGGGCCGCCGGGGCCTGCGTGAGAAAATGGAAAGCAGACACCCCATGCAGGTCTCCAGCCCCGGCGGCGACATCCGCGTCTGCCGCCTTTCCAACGGCATCACCATCATCACCGAGCGGATGGATATGGTCCGCAGCGTCTCGGCCGGCTTCTGGTTCACCACCGGCTCCCGGTACGAGTCGCCGCAGGAAAACGGCATCTCGCACTTTGTCGAGCACATGCTCTTCAAGGGCACCGAGACGCGCTCGGCCGAAGAGCTGGCGCGCCAGATGGACGCGCTCGGCGGCTACACGGACGCCTTCACCGGCCGCGAGATGGTCTGCTACAGCTTCAAGGTGCTCGACGAGCATCTCGCCGAGGCCATGGAGATCCAGGCCGATCTCGTTCTCCATCCGCGCTTTGACCCCGAGGACATCGAAAAGGAGAAGGGCGTCGTGCTCGAAGAGCTCAAAATGGGCACGGACAACCCGGAGACCTTCATCTCAGACCTCTTCGTCCGCCATTTCTGGAAACGCCACCCGCTTGGCCAGCCGATCATCGGAACGCGACGCACCATCCTCTCCTTCCACCGCGAGGCGCTGCGCCGCTACCACGAGTCCTGTTACCGCCCGGAAAACCTCACCATCACCGCGGCCGGCCGCCTCGATCACGACCGCTTCGCCGAACTCGCCGAACGCCTCCTCGGGGGCCTTCCGCCTGGCGGCCACAGGCCCCGCGCCAAGGCCCCGGCGCCGTCGGCGCCGCTGATCCTCAAAAGCCGCCGCAGCCTTCAGCAGGTCCATCTCTGCCTCGGCGCCCCCACCGTGGCTGCGGCTGACCCGCGCCGCCATGCCGTCATCCTCCTCAACGCCATCCTCGGCGGCAACATGAGCTCGCGCCTGTTCCAGAACATCCGCGAGCGGCAGGGCCTGGCCTATTCGATCTTCTCCGACGTGCTCCTCTATGAGGACGCCGGCCTGATCGGCGTCTACGCCGGCACCTCCGCAGATTCGGCACGCCGCCTGCTGGCTGCGGTGATGGGCGAGATCCGCCGGCTCCGCGAGCAGCCGCCGCCGCCCGACGAGCTGGCCCACGCCAAGGAGTCCGTCAAGGGCGCCATGCTGCTGGGGCTGGAGACGACCTCCAGCCGCATGTCGCACCTCGCCCGGCAATGGCTCACCCACCGCCGCTTCTTCACGCTCGATGAAATCGCCGCCGCGCTCGACCGCGTCACCGCCGAAGAGATCCAGCACGAGGCCCGGCGCTCGTTCGAACCCGGAAGGATCGGACTGGCCGTCCTGGGCCGCGTCGAGGAAGCGGGCATCGGCCCCGACGATTTAGAGTGTTAGTGAATGCTGCGCACACTGGCGGCCCTGCTGTGGCTTGCCGCCCTCGGGTCGGAGGCGGCCGATTTCGGCGCGCTCAGGCCGCTCGGCTATGTCAGCGACTACGCGGGCGTGCTGCGGCCCCAGGACGTCGCGCAGCTCAACGCTTACTGCGCGGCGGTGGAGAAAGCCACCGGCGTGCAGATGGCGCTGGTCGTGCTGCCCTCGCTCGAGGGAGAACCCATTGAAGACGTCGCCAATTTTCTCTTCCGCCGCTGGGGCGTCGGACAAAAACAAAACAACGAAGGCTTGTTGTTGCTGATCGCCGTGCGCGACCGTCGCACCCGGCTCGAGGTCGGCTACGGTCTTGAGCCGCTCATCCCGGACGGCTATGCCGGCGCGCTGCTGCGCGAAATGCGTCCTTCACTGCGCGCCGGCGACTACGCGGGCGCGCTGCGCGCGGCCGCCGAAACCCTGGCCGCGCGCATCGCCGAAGCCAAAGGGGTCAACCTGACCGGACAGGCTCCGGCGCGCCGCCGCGCCCCCGCCCCGGCCGGGGAGCCGCCGTTCTGGCTGCTGGCGGCGGGCCTGGCCGGCCTGCTGCTGTTTGCCGCCCTGGCCGCCCGCGCCCGCCGCGCCGCGCGGCGCCGCCTCCCCGTGGGCGAGGCGCCCTTCGGCGCCTGGACCTGGCCGGTGGTCTTTCATGACGTCGGATTCCCCACCCGCTCGAGCGGCGGCTTCGGCGGCTTCGACTCCGGCGACAGCTTCGGCGGTTTCGGCGGCGGCGACTCGGGCGGCGCCGGCGCCTCCAGCGACTGGTAGAAAGGACACGGCATGGCCCAGGAGATCGTCGACCGCCTGCTTGAGGAACTCACCCGGAGGCTGGAACGCGCCTACGGACGCTCGTTGCGGTCCGTCATTCTGTACGGTTCGGCCGCCGCCGGCGAATGGCACCCGGGCTATTCCGACCTCAACGTGATGGCCGTGCTCGACCGCGTCGGTGCCGACGAACTTGAAAAGGCCGAAAAGATCTTTGAGTGGTGGCGCGAACAGGGCAACCCGTCGCCGCTGCTGATGAGCGCTGACGAAGTGCGCCGCTCCACGGACTGCTTCCCCATCGAATTCCACGACATCGCCGAACGGCGCCGCATCCTCTACGGCGACGACCCGATCGCCGGGCTCGTCATCGATGACCGTTACTATCGCGCCCAGGTCGAGCACGAGCTGCGCGCCAAGCTGCTGCGCCTGCGCCAGAAGGCGGGCGGCGTCCTCGCCGACGGCCGCCTGCTGCTGCGCCTGATGCTTGATTCGGTGTCCACCTTCGTGGTTCTCGGCCGTCACGCGCTGCGCCTGTCCGGCAGACAGGCCCCGTGGAGCAAGCGCGCCATCGTCGAGGCGCTTCACGCGGGCTTCGGCATCCCCGGTGAAGCTCTGGACACGCTGCTCGCCGCCCGCGAGGGCTCGAAAAAGATCCGGCCGGCCGAGGCCCGGCCGCTGTTCGAAAAATACCTGTCGGAAATCTCCCTGCTGGCGGATCTCGTCGACCGCCTGGAGGAAGGAGGAGGAAACACAGACTCATGAAAGCTGTCGCCATCGTTCTCGGCATTCTGCTGCTGCTCGGGCTGCTGATCGCAGGAAAAGCCGCATCCGTCAACAATGAACTGGTCACGCAACGCGAGGCAGTGCGCGCCGCCTGGGCGCAGGTCGACGTCGCCCTCCAGCGCCGCGCCGACCTGATCCCGAACCTCGTCGAAACGGTGAAGGGCTTCGCCACCCAGGAGCGGCAGGTCTTCGAGACGGTCGCCAATGCCCGCGCCGCGCTGCTCGGCGCGCGCACGCCCGCGGAAAAGATCCGCGCCAACCAGGAGCTGGACACCGCCATCGGCCGCCTGCTGCTCCTTGTCGAAAACTACCCGCAACTGAAGTCCAACGAAAATTTCCTGCGCCTTCAGGACGAGCTGGCGGGAACGGAAAACCGCATTCTGGTCGAGCGGCGGAAATACAATGAAGCCGTGCAGCGTTATAACACGACGCTGGCCCTGTTCCCGAACAACCTCTTCGCGCGGTTTCTCGGCTTCCAGCGGATCGACGATTACTTCCACACCCGCCCCGGCGCCGAGGCCGCGCCCCAGGTGAAATTCTGACCGAGGTGACCCGATGAGCGCTCCGCTGTTTCCGAACTACATCAACGGCGAGTGGGTGGAAGGATCCACGTTCGACAACCGCAATCCCGCCCACTGGGACGAAGTCGTCGGCCGCTTCGTCAACGGCACGCCGGAGGACATCAACCGCGCCGTCCAGGCCGCGCAGGAGGCCCTGCCCGCCTGGGCGTCAATGACCGCTCCCGCGCGCGGGGCACTGCTGTTCCGCGTGGCCGACATCCTCGAAAAGCGCTTTGACCAGATCAGCGCCGAAATGACGCGCGAGGAGGGCAAGACGCTTCCTGAGGCCAAAGGCGAGGTGCGCCGCTCCATCAACATCTTCCGCTATTTCGCCGGCGAAGGCGCGCGGCTGGGCGGCATCGTCGCCCCCAGCGAGCGCGACCGCGTCCACATGTTCGCCTTCCGCAGGCCCATCGGCGTCTGCGGACTCGTCACTCCATGGAACTTCCCCAGCGCGATTCCCGCCTGGAAAATGGCGCCGGCGCTGATCTGTGGCAACACCGTGGTGCTCAAGCCCGCCTCGGCCGCGCCGCTCAGTGCCTGGCGCATCGTCGAAGCCTGCCACGAGGCGGGCATTCCGAAAGGCGTGGTCAACTTCGTCGCCGGCCCCGGCAAGGCCCTCGGGGAAGCGCTGGTGAACGCGCCGGCGCTGCGCGCCATCAGTTTCACCGGGTCCTGCGGCGTCGGCGCCTGGCTCCACGAACAGGCGTCGCGGCGCCGGCTCCGCATCCAGCTCGAGATGGGCGGCAAGAATCCCACCATCGTGCTCGCCGACGCCGACTTCGGCCTCGCGGTGGAAAACGTCGTCAACGGCGCCTTCTTCTCCACCGGACAGAAGTGCACCGCCACTTCGCGCGCCATCGTCGAAGAAACAATTTACGACCGTTTTGTTGAGGCGCTGGTCGAGCGCACGAAGAAGCTCCGCGTCGGCGACGGCATGCAGCCCGGCGTCGACATCGGCCCCTGCGTCGACGAGGCCCAGATGAACACCGTCCTGCGCTACATCGAAATCGGCCGCAGGGAATGCGGCGAGCCCGTCTGCGGCGGCCGCCGCCTCGCCGGGGGCGAATACGACCGCGGATGGTTCGTCGAGCCCACCATCTTCGCCGGCGTCACCCAGGACATGACCATCGCGCGCGAGGAGATCTTCGGCCCGGTGCTCGCGGTGATGAAGGCGCGCGACCTCCGGCACGCGCTCGAAATCGCCAATTCGAGCGAGTTCGGCCT
Encoded here:
- the rlmN gene encoding dual-specificity RNA methyltransferase RlmN encodes the protein MKALDERVALVGLEEAELRAVLPEGEPAYRARQLYDALYRRRVSSLDAITELPAALRGHLARCCAPGLPERAARYESRDGTRRYLLRLADGRTVEAVFMPEEGRDTLCISTQVGCPVDCRFCLTARLGLERNLTAGEIVGQVLHLADDNGLWAQEKRINIVMMGQGEPLLNLPAVLKAVRLLCDPKGMGISPRRITVSTSGIIPRMAEFARAEPRPKLAISLNASTEEQRRELMPITRKYHLRDLLDACRAYPLRPWERLTFEYVLLKGVNDSDADARRVARMLAPLRCKVNLIALNPGPDIPYETPAPERVAAFQAIVRRSVPCFVRRPRGLDIYAACGQLRRMEAALVQLGGSPRF
- a CDS encoding anion transporter codes for the protein MAAYLIFAGTFLVLAIGRFPGLRVDRAGAAIVGASLMVASGVLRFDEALRAVDWATIVLLLGMMIVVANLHLSGFFRLVAARVVEHAHSPKMLLAGIVAVSGVMSAFFVNDTMCLVLTPLVVHVTLKLRRNPVPYLLAVALAANAGSVATITGNPQNMMIGALSGIPYPRFAAALAPVAAFSLALTWAVLVVVFREEFSSGRFDRVDVGRIRVNRPMLWKAAAVAAGMVVFFFRGWPVAQTAIVAGALLLITRRVKPEKVYHDIDWPLLAMFAGLFIVVRGFETTALERDLLNFAEGTPLDRPVFLSFFAAAVSNLVSNVPAVLLFKPVVVKLADPVRSWLTLAMSTTLAGNLTLVGSVANLIVVERARPEVEIRFLDHLRAGAPITVLSIAAGAAWLEWWR
- a CDS encoding peptidase M16, with product MQVSSPGGDIRVCRLSNGITIITERMDMVRSVSAGFWFTTGSRYESPQENGISHFVEHMLFKGTETRSAEELARQMDALGGYTDAFTGREMVCYSFKVLDEHLAEAMEIQADLVLHPRFDPEDIEKEKGVVLEELKMGTDNPETFISDLFVRHFWKRHPLGQPIIGTRRTILSFHREALRRYHESCYRPENLTITAAGRLDHDRFAELAERLLGGLPPGGHRPRAKAPAPSAPLILKSRRSLQQVHLCLGAPTVAAADPRRHAVILLNAILGGNMSSRLFQNIRERQGLAYSIFSDVLLYEDAGLIGVYAGTSADSARRLLAAVMGEIRRLREQPPPPDELAHAKESVKGAMLLGLETTSSRMSHLARQWLTHRRFFTLDEIAAALDRVTAEEIQHEARRSFEPGRIGLAVLGRVEEAGIGPDDLEC
- the ycbD gene encoding putative aldehyde dehydrogenase YcbD, whose translation is MSAPLFPNYINGEWVEGSTFDNRNPAHWDEVVGRFVNGTPEDINRAVQAAQEALPAWASMTAPARGALLFRVADILEKRFDQISAEMTREEGKTLPEAKGEVRRSINIFRYFAGEGARLGGIVAPSERDRVHMFAFRRPIGVCGLVTPWNFPSAIPAWKMAPALICGNTVVLKPASAAPLSAWRIVEACHEAGIPKGVVNFVAGPGKALGEALVNAPALRAISFTGSCGVGAWLHEQASRRRLRIQLEMGGKNPTIVLADADFGLAVENVVNGAFFSTGQKCTATSRAIVEETIYDRFVEALVERTKKLRVGDGMQPGVDIGPCVDEAQMNTVLRYIEIGRRECGEPVCGGRRLAGGEYDRGWFVEPTIFAGVTQDMTIAREEIFGPVLAVMKARDLRHALEIANSSEFGLSASLQTTNVSRMFEYIHGIEAGLVTVNLPSAGVEYQLPFGGTKDSSFGPKEQGPAALEFYSDYKTVYVKY